One region of Pagrus major chromosome 7, Pma_NU_1.0 genomic DNA includes:
- the LOC141000316 gene encoding voltage-gated purine nucleotide uniporter SLC17A9-like, with protein sequence MADKHTSGNGRNNYIGSVLDPTVCSANAGEEAEDPNLWPRHLARKWIPTLFMGTCLLLCARMIMPVCAVSMAASMNWSKIDIGLVLGGFFWGYCLTQILGGHASDKVGGERVLFMSATSWAFITAATPLLGRMGSHTVALMTVARFLMGLLQGVFYPSLASLCSQRVVEGERGLLMSTMNSGSHLGMLLAGGMASLLLDRYGWESMFYASGFLSGLWAFIVWRCFLKGSGEVAPKPKQSSRQNLSLALWLRLLKQPPVWAMVFAHACVASTSYTLLSWLPTYFEESFPQAKGWVYNTVPWFTAIPSGLVGGCLSDHLINQGYRVSYVRKLMQFFAMGASSLFIMLLPGAVTFPSSVILVSTAIGLYAFASGGVSVNVQDLTPSCAGALYGFMNMCGAFMGLVLVSVSGYLIEVTLSWVNVFSLIILVNFTGLGVFLIFGDARRLDLDGYGKIDVA encoded by the exons ATGGCCGACAAGCACACATCAGGAAACGGCAGGAACAACTACATTGGTTCTGTATTGGATCCTACGGTTTGCTCAGCTAATGcaggagaggaagcagaagaCCCAAACCTGTGGCCCAG ACACCTGGCAAGGAAATGGATCCCGACGCTGTTTATGGGCACCTGCCTGCTCCTCTGTGCCAGGATGATCATGCCGGTCTGTGCAGTGTCGATGGCAGCCTCTATGAACTGGAGTAAGATCGACATTGGGCTGGTACTGGGTGGATTCTTCTGGGGTTACTGTTTGACTCAGATCCTGGGAGGACATGCCAGTGACAA AGTGGGAGGAGAGCGCGTCCTGTTCATGTCTGCAACCTCGTGGGCTTTCATCACAGCTGCTACTCCTTTGCTGGGCCGCATGGGCTCACACACCGTCGCTCTCATGACTGTGGCCAGATTCCTAATGGGACTACTGCAGG GTGTTTTTTACCCGTCCTTGGCCAGCCTTTGCTCACAGCGTgtagtggagggagagagagggctTTTAATGAGCACTATGAACAGCGGTAGCCATCTTGG aATGTTGTTGGCAGGCGGGATGGCATCTCTGTTGCTGGACCGGTATGGCTGGGAAAGCATGTTCTATGCTTCTGGTTTTCTGTCTGGCCTCTGGGCATTTATTGTTTGGAGGTGTTTCTTAAAAGG TTCAGGTGAAGTCGCCCCCAAACCGAAGCAGTCGAGTAGACAAAATTTGTCACTGGCGCTCTGGCTGAGGCTTTTGAAGCAGCCACCTGTCTG gGCCATGGTGTTTGCTCACGCGTGCGTCGCCAGCACTTCATACACTTTATTGTCATGGTTGCCTACATACTTTGAAGAATCATTTCCACAAGCCAAG GGATGGGTGTATAACACAGTTCCATGGTTTACTGCAATCCCATCAGGACTCGTTGGAGGATGCCTTTCAGATCATCTCATAAACCAAG gATATCGTGTATCATATGTGAGAAAGTTAATGCAG TTCTTTGCCATGGGTGCATCGAGTCTGTTCATTATGCTGCTGCCTGGAGCTGTCACATTTCCCTCAAGTGTGATTCTCGTCTCTACTGCGATTGGTCTGTACGCCTTCGCCAGCGG tggTGTGTCTGTGAATGTACAGGATCTGACCCCATCATGTGCTGGTGCTCTCTACG GTTTTATGAACATGTGTGGTGCTTTTATGG GACTGGTGTTGGTCTCCGTGTCCGGTTACCTGATTGAGGTCACGCTGTCGTGGGTCAACGTGTTCTCACTCATCATTTTAGTAAATTTCACAGGCCTCGGTGTTTTCCTCATCTTCGGAGATGCTCGTCGTTTGGACTTGGACGGATACGGAAAGATTGATGTGGCTTGA